A genomic region of Enterobacter hormaechei ATCC 49162 contains the following coding sequences:
- the brxC gene encoding BREX system P-loop protein BrxC, with protein sequence MNIEQIFEKPLKRNINGVIKAEQTDDESAWVELDEYVITRELDGHLRQFFEVYAPATGPGRLQLADKMGVWVSGFFGSGKSHFIKILSYLLANREVSHNGVTRNALSFFEEKIDDALLLADIRKAVQHPTDVVLFNIDSRANVEDGVDAILKVFLKVFNELAGYCGDFPHIAHLERELDKRDQFDTFKAAFADITGSRWEDERDVYLMINDQMAKALSIATKQSEESSRQWIEQLDKNFPLDIKNFCTWVKEWLDIQGNRNILFMVDEVGQFIGKDAQMMLKLQTITENLGVICGGRAWVIVTSQADINAAIGGMSSRDGQDFSKIQGRFSTRLQLSSSNTSEVIQKRLLVKTEAAKPALEAVWQEKGDILRNQLAFDTTTTATLRAYSNSKEFVDNYPFVPWQYQILQKVFESIRTKGAAGKQLAMGERSLLDAFQSAAVQISADGLDSLVPFWRFYSAIESFLEPAVSRTIIQACQSPSLTEFDGKLLKTLFLIRYVDVLKSTLDNLVTLSIDRIDTDKVELRRQIEASLNRLQAEMLISRIDDKFVFLTNEEKEIENEIRNIDIEFTTINKQLSTIIFDEILKNKKYRYPANKQDFDISRFCNGHPLDGANLNDLVVKVLTPLDSNYESYKGVHSNSLLMTDSKDCILICLPDEARTWQDLTMYAQTKAFLSKQSGQRPEQATLLAEKGRENGMREKTLKAQIEGLLAQADVWALGERLDKKSSSPLAIVDAACGYVIENSFSKLKLLRLSTGDVNRETHALLTVENDTQLDLGDMEESNPEAMREVDNWISMSIETHKPVYLRDILTTFGRRPFGWPEDEVKLLVARLARSGKYSFTLQGSEIALKQAWDAFNNSRRYSDLRLHKVRRHDEAQLTKAAQLMAEIAGEPFNEREEQSLVSHIRELFGRWKSELTVFKTRAESGKNPGQKEIAEGLVLLNGILNEKEEYAVIEKVTAAAGDLEDFSEDWDDLVSFYKNQYATWQRLSTALNGSFKANRNALDKDETAQKLLQELEGIYSKARPYGELHRIIPLIETVETINQRLVEEYRSHALLQIDGHINELKQSMLEMLVPADLQHSLLHPMQQSRKKVEQNGLIPQIMEEQAEVRALQFKANERLNSWVEEQRKKVPVPKKSPQPGIIDPIDKPEPKLKKTIYVNTRKTMERAAGVTTLDNAEQVDKALEQLRKTLMDAINAGERVQLQ encoded by the coding sequence ATGAATATTGAACAGATTTTCGAAAAACCGCTAAAACGTAATATTAACGGCGTGATTAAAGCCGAGCAGACCGATGACGAAAGTGCCTGGGTTGAACTGGATGAGTATGTCATCACCCGAGAACTGGACGGTCACCTACGCCAGTTTTTCGAGGTGTACGCCCCCGCCACAGGCCCCGGTAGGTTGCAACTTGCCGATAAGATGGGTGTTTGGGTTTCCGGCTTCTTTGGCTCCGGTAAATCTCACTTCATTAAAATCCTTTCTTATTTGTTGGCGAACCGCGAGGTCAGCCACAATGGCGTAACACGCAATGCGCTCTCTTTCTTTGAAGAGAAAATCGACGACGCACTGTTATTGGCCGATATTCGCAAAGCGGTTCAACACCCGACCGATGTGGTGCTGTTCAATATTGACTCGCGCGCAAACGTTGAAGATGGCGTTGATGCGATCCTAAAAGTTTTCCTGAAAGTCTTTAACGAATTGGCAGGCTATTGCGGGGACTTCCCGCACATTGCACATCTGGAACGCGAGCTCGATAAACGCGATCAGTTTGATACGTTTAAAGCCGCCTTTGCCGACATTACCGGTTCTCGCTGGGAAGATGAACGCGATGTCTATCTGATGATCAACGATCAGATGGCGAAAGCATTAAGCATCGCGACCAAACAGAGTGAGGAATCCTCTCGTCAGTGGATCGAACAACTGGATAAGAACTTCCCGCTAGATATTAAGAACTTCTGTACGTGGGTGAAAGAGTGGCTCGACATCCAGGGCAACCGTAACATTCTGTTTATGGTCGATGAGGTTGGTCAGTTCATTGGCAAAGATGCCCAGATGATGCTGAAGCTGCAAACTATCACGGAAAACCTGGGCGTTATCTGCGGTGGTCGCGCATGGGTGATTGTCACCTCTCAGGCTGACATCAATGCCGCGATTGGCGGTATGAGTAGCCGTGACGGTCAGGATTTTTCCAAAATCCAGGGACGTTTCTCCACACGCTTACAGCTCTCCAGTTCCAATACTTCAGAAGTTATCCAGAAACGACTATTGGTGAAAACCGAGGCGGCAAAACCGGCGCTGGAAGCTGTTTGGCAGGAGAAAGGTGACATTCTACGTAACCAGCTGGCGTTCGACACAACAACCACAGCCACGCTGCGCGCTTACTCCAACAGCAAAGAATTCGTTGATAACTATCCGTTTGTGCCATGGCAGTACCAGATCCTACAAAAGGTCTTTGAATCGATCCGTACCAAAGGGGCTGCGGGTAAGCAGTTGGCAATGGGGGAGCGCTCTCTGCTGGATGCCTTCCAGTCAGCAGCTGTGCAGATTTCTGCCGATGGTCTGGACAGCCTAGTCCCGTTCTGGCGTTTCTACTCCGCGATTGAAAGCTTCCTTGAACCTGCGGTTAGCCGCACTATCATTCAGGCTTGCCAGTCTCCGTCACTGACGGAATTTGACGGCAAATTGTTGAAGACATTGTTCCTGATCCGCTACGTTGACGTCCTGAAAAGTACTCTTGATAACCTCGTCACGCTCTCCATCGATCGTATTGATACTGATAAAGTGGAACTGCGTCGACAGATTGAAGCCAGCCTTAATCGTCTGCAGGCTGAAATGCTGATCTCGCGTATTGATGACAAATTCGTTTTCCTCACCAATGAAGAGAAAGAGATTGAAAACGAAATCCGCAATATCGACATTGAGTTCACCACCATCAATAAACAGCTCTCGACTATCATTTTTGACGAGATCCTGAAGAACAAAAAGTACCGTTATCCGGCGAACAAGCAGGATTTTGATATCAGTCGTTTCTGTAACGGGCACCCACTGGATGGCGCAAATCTTAACGATTTGGTAGTTAAAGTGCTCACGCCGCTGGACTCGAACTACGAGAGCTACAAGGGGGTGCATTCCAATAGCCTGCTGATGACGGACAGTAAAGACTGCATCCTCATTTGTCTGCCTGATGAAGCCCGAACCTGGCAAGACCTGACCATGTATGCCCAAACTAAAGCCTTCCTCAGCAAGCAAAGCGGACAGCGCCCGGAACAGGCAACACTGCTGGCGGAAAAAGGCCGTGAAAATGGCATGCGCGAAAAAACGCTGAAGGCGCAGATTGAAGGCTTGTTGGCTCAGGCTGATGTCTGGGCGTTGGGCGAGCGGTTGGATAAGAAATCCTCTTCGCCGTTAGCTATCGTAGATGCAGCCTGCGGTTACGTTATCGAGAACAGTTTCTCCAAACTAAAATTGCTGCGCCTGAGTACCGGAGACGTAAATCGTGAGACTCACGCGCTGTTGACAGTAGAAAATGATACCCAGCTCGACCTCGGTGATATGGAAGAATCCAACCCAGAGGCGATGCGTGAAGTGGACAACTGGATCAGTATGAGTATTGAGACTCATAAGCCAGTTTACCTGCGGGATATTCTTACCACTTTTGGCCGTCGTCCATTTGGCTGGCCGGAAGATGAAGTCAAATTGCTGGTTGCTCGATTGGCACGCAGCGGTAAATACAGCTTCACTCTGCAAGGCAGTGAAATCGCACTGAAGCAGGCGTGGGACGCGTTTAATAATTCACGTCGTTACAGTGATTTGCGTTTGCACAAAGTGCGTCGCCATGACGAAGCGCAGTTGACCAAAGCCGCGCAGCTGATGGCCGAGATTGCCGGGGAACCGTTTAACGAGCGTGAAGAGCAGTCGTTGGTGTCACACATCCGCGAATTGTTTGGCCGCTGGAAGAGCGAGCTGACCGTCTTCAAAACCCGTGCAGAGAGCGGCAAAAACCCAGGGCAAAAAGAAATTGCAGAAGGTCTGGTGCTGCTGAACGGGATACTGAACGAGAAAGAAGAATACGCGGTCATTGAAAAAGTCACTGCAGCAGCCGGTGACCTCGAAGATTTCTCGGAAGACTGGGACGATTTAGTCAGCTTCTACAAAAATCAGTACGCTACCTGGCAGCGTTTAAGTACCGCGTTGAATGGCAGTTTTAAAGCTAACCGTAACGCGCTGGATAAAGACGAAACGGCCCAAAAGCTGTTGCAGGAGTTGGAAGGCATCTACAGTAAGGCACGACCTTACGGAGAGCTGCACCGGATTATCCCGCTGATTGAAACCGTTGAAACCATCAACCAGCGTCTGGTGGAAGAATACCGAAGCCATGCGCTGCTGCAGATCGATGGTCATATCAATGAGCTGAAGCAAAGCATGCTGGAGATGCTCGTTCCTGCTGACTTGCAGCACTCGCTTTTACACCCGATGCAACAATCGCGTAAAAAAGTAGAGCAGAACGGTCTGATCCCGCAAATTATGGAAGAACAGGCTGAGGTTAGGGCGCTTCAATTTAAAGCGAACGAACGGCTGAACAGCTGGGTTGAGGAACAGCGTAAGAAAGTGCCTGTCCCCAAAAAATCGCCTCAGCCAGGAATTATCGACCCCATCGATAAGCCTGAACCCAAACTGAAAAAGACAATCTACGTGAACACGCGTAAGACGATGGAACGTGCTGCGGGTGTAACAACGCTGGATAACGCCGAACAGGTCGACAAAGCGCTGGAACAGCTGCGTAAAACGCTCATGGATGCCATTAACGCAGGCGAACGCGTGCAGCTTCAGTAA
- a CDS encoding DUF1788 domain-containing protein: MNDPILDYRLKQLEERIGDDRFLKNQGSGNEIGFWIFDYPAQQELQVREYLAFLFKKLEKKYTFTQLNIFQVIIDMLEERKLFERICQREPELGLETLKKHLAAPLSQKKIAEYIARTVDLPSQQFVILTGLGNAWPLVRGHELMSALQDVMGFTPLLMFYPGNYSGYDLSPLAGINSRNYYRAFRLVPETGPAATLNPR, encoded by the coding sequence ATGAATGACCCAATCCTTGATTACCGTTTAAAGCAGTTAGAAGAGCGTATCGGCGACGACCGTTTTTTAAAAAACCAGGGCTCCGGTAATGAGATTGGCTTCTGGATTTTTGATTATCCGGCACAGCAGGAACTACAGGTACGTGAGTACCTGGCGTTTCTTTTTAAGAAACTAGAAAAAAAATACACATTCACCCAGTTGAATATTTTTCAGGTCATCATCGACATGCTGGAGGAACGTAAGCTATTCGAGCGTATCTGCCAGCGTGAGCCTGAACTTGGGCTGGAAACATTGAAAAAACATCTGGCAGCGCCGCTCAGCCAGAAAAAAATCGCTGAATATATTGCCCGTACGGTAGATCTTCCCTCGCAGCAATTTGTCATTCTGACTGGGCTCGGCAACGCCTGGCCGCTGGTGCGCGGGCATGAGCTCATGAGTGCTTTACAGGATGTAATGGGTTTTACGCCACTTCTGATGTTCTATCCAGGCAATTACAGTGGATATGACCTGTCTCCTCTAGCTGGCATTAACTCCCGTAACTATTACCGAGCCTTCAGACTGGTACCCGAAACCGGTCCTGCGGCGACTTTGAACCCTCGTTAA
- a CDS encoding DUF1819 family protein — MTTTMIKNDKRWIGDLLGGALMVRESRIIAKLLLSEPDETTWQQQIIDENILQASSTSTANRYARTVKLRLMTLDRECWQLIADGSESERLQMLLVALMIQSPIVADFMADVVNPARQQFKEKLGINCWSEFVDENLRLHPELGAFSDSSIQKMGNNLIKALAEAGYLDTPRRRNLQTVFLLPDVAAALHRLNKAELLPILEGNA, encoded by the coding sequence ATGACAACTACCATGATTAAAAATGATAAACGCTGGATTGGCGATCTGCTGGGCGGCGCGCTGATGGTTCGTGAGAGCAGGATTATTGCTAAGCTGCTGCTTTCTGAACCAGACGAAACGACCTGGCAACAGCAAATAATCGATGAAAATATCCTTCAGGCATCCTCCACCAGCACGGCGAATCGCTATGCCAGAACAGTAAAACTTCGACTAATGACGCTGGATCGCGAGTGCTGGCAACTGATTGCCGATGGGAGTGAAAGTGAACGTCTGCAAATGCTGCTAGTGGCTCTAATGATTCAGTCGCCGATTGTCGCGGATTTTATGGCTGATGTCGTGAACCCGGCACGCCAGCAGTTTAAAGAAAAGCTTGGTATAAATTGCTGGAGTGAGTTTGTTGATGAGAATCTTCGTTTGCACCCCGAACTGGGGGCTTTTTCTGATTCCTCTATTCAAAAAATGGGCAATAACCTGATTAAGGCCCTCGCAGAAGCCGGATACCTGGACACCCCACGCCGTCGCAATCTTCAAACTGTTTTCCTGTTACCTGATGTCGCTGCGGCGTTGCATCGATTAAACAAAGCAGAACTGCTACCAATCCTGGAGGGTAATGCATGA
- a CDS encoding GTPase family protein: MKNKEGQQSLQDSLTGLPEWASERVMQQIRQLTNYEPAIGIMGKTGAGKSSLCNALFAGEVSPVSDVAACTREPLRFRLLVGDRHMTLVDLPGVGESGARDNEYAALYREQLPRLDLVLWLIKADDRALAVDEHFYHQVIGEAYRHKVLFVISQSDKVEPTSGGGPLSKEQKQNISRKICLLHELFQPVHPVCAVSVRLQWGLRVMAERMIKCLPREATSPVVSQLQPSFRTTVVREQARSDFGETVGAVLDSISAFPLIPAPVRAVIQAVRTTVVSVARAVWDFFF; the protein is encoded by the coding sequence ATGAAAAATAAGGAAGGCCAACAGTCCCTGCAGGACTCGCTTACGGGTTTGCCGGAATGGGCCTCAGAGCGGGTCATGCAGCAGATACGTCAGCTCACAAACTACGAACCAGCGATCGGTATTATGGGAAAAACCGGGGCGGGGAAATCGTCACTCTGTAATGCGTTGTTTGCCGGTGAAGTATCGCCGGTCAGCGATGTGGCGGCCTGCACCCGTGAACCTTTACGCTTTCGTCTGCTGGTTGGCGACCGCCATATGACGCTGGTGGACCTGCCCGGTGTGGGCGAAAGTGGCGCTCGCGATAACGAATATGCTGCGCTGTATCGCGAACAGCTTCCCCGGCTTGACCTGGTGCTGTGGCTGATTAAGGCCGATGACCGGGCGCTGGCAGTGGATGAACACTTTTATCATCAAGTGATTGGGGAGGCATACCGGCATAAGGTGCTGTTTGTTATCAGCCAGTCGGATAAGGTCGAGCCCACCAGCGGTGGGGGGCCATTGTCCAAAGAGCAGAAGCAGAATATCAGCCGTAAAATCTGTCTGCTGCATGAGCTGTTCCAGCCCGTACATCCAGTGTGTGCCGTGTCGGTCCGTCTTCAGTGGGGACTGCGGGTGATGGCCGAGCGAATGATTAAGTGCCTGCCACGTGAGGCCACCAGCCCGGTGGTGTCGCAACTCCAGCCTTCCTTTCGCACGACGGTAGTCCGGGAACAGGCGCGTAGCGATTTTGGTGAAACCGTCGGTGCTGTACTCGATAGCATCAGTGCCTTTCCCCTGATACCCGCCCCGGTGCGGGCCGTCATTCAGGCCGTGCGCACCACCGTGGTGTCAGTGGCCCGTGCCGTCTGGGATTTCTTCTTCTGA
- a CDS encoding DUF932 domain-containing protein: MTRLASRFGAANLIRRDRPLTREELFRVVPSVFSEDKHESRSERYTYIPTISLLDSLQREGFQPFFACQTRVRDPGRREHTKHMLRLRREGQITGKQVPEIILLNSHDGTSSYQMLPGLFRAVCQNGLVCGESFGEVRVPHKGDVVSQVIEGAYEVLGIFDRVEEKRDAMQSLLLPPPAQQALAKAALTYRFGEDHQPVTESQILSPRRWQDESNDLWTTYQRIQENLIKGGLSGRNAKGGRSHTRAVRGIDGDVKLNRALWVMAEALLTQLQ, from the coding sequence ATGACCCGTCTGGCTTCGCGCTTTGGCGCAGCAAACCTTATCCGTCGCGACCGCCCGTTAACCCGTGAGGAGCTGTTTCGCGTGGTGCCCAGTGTGTTCAGCGAGGACAAACATGAATCCCGCAGTGAGCGTTATACCTATATACCTACCATCTCCCTGCTCGACAGCCTACAGCGAGAAGGCTTCCAGCCATTCTTTGCCTGTCAGACCCGCGTGCGTGACCCCGGTCGTCGTGAACATACAAAGCATATGCTGCGTCTGCGGCGTGAGGGGCAGATTACCGGTAAACAGGTACCAGAAATTATCCTGCTCAACTCCCACGATGGCACTAGTTCGTATCAGATGTTGCCGGGACTATTTCGTGCGGTTTGTCAGAACGGGCTCGTCTGCGGTGAGTCGTTTGGCGAGGTGCGGGTGCCACACAAGGGGGACGTGGTGAGTCAGGTGATTGAAGGCGCGTATGAGGTGCTGGGGATTTTTGACCGGGTGGAGGAGAAACGGGATGCCATGCAGTCGTTGCTGTTGCCACCCCCGGCACAGCAGGCACTGGCAAAAGCTGCCCTCACATACCGCTTTGGTGAAGACCACCAGCCGGTGACTGAATCGCAGATCCTCTCCCCTCGCCGCTGGCAGGATGAGAGCAATGACCTGTGGACCACGTACCAGCGTATTCAGGAGAACCTGATTAAGGGCGGGCTCAGTGGCCGTAATGCCAAAGGAGGACGGTCACATACCCGTGCCGTTCGCGGTATCGACGGGGACGTGAAACTTAACCGGGCACTGTGGGTGATGGCGGAAGCCCTGCTCACGCAACTGCAGTGA
- a CDS encoding WYL domain-containing protein, translating into MTQAERRHDRLAVRLSLIISRLVAGETLSVRKLAAEFGVSVRTLRRDFRERLMYLDLEYQSGYCRLRTAGSETQMVPDVLIFAHRSGMAGLFPGFDRRLVNALLMCDESPCVIAPASPAPSPSGALSFWRLIQAITGRRRVTLIAEGQRCERLAPCRLLIHQQAWYLVAEHDGHIAVFSLDEIHLVQPLQETFRRNDSLCRLVEDPGFIQSLPHFRFIQQSLLTFVPANSSPE; encoded by the coding sequence ATGACACAGGCAGAACGCCGCCATGACCGGCTGGCTGTCAGGCTGTCACTGATAATCAGCCGTCTGGTGGCAGGGGAAACGCTGAGTGTGCGTAAGCTTGCCGCTGAGTTTGGTGTGTCGGTGCGCACGCTGCGGCGTGATTTTCGTGAGCGGCTGATGTATCTGGACCTGGAGTATCAGTCCGGATATTGCCGCTTACGCACTGCGGGCAGTGAGACGCAGATGGTGCCCGACGTGCTTATCTTTGCCCACCGCAGCGGGATGGCCGGTCTTTTCCCTGGCTTTGACCGTCGTCTGGTAAACGCACTGCTGATGTGCGATGAGTCTCCCTGCGTAATCGCACCCGCCAGTCCGGCTCCTTCGCCATCAGGCGCATTGTCTTTCTGGCGACTGATTCAGGCCATTACCGGGCGCAGGCGGGTGACTCTGATTGCCGAGGGGCAGCGCTGTGAGCGGCTGGCTCCCTGCCGGTTACTTATCCACCAGCAGGCCTGGTATCTGGTGGCAGAGCACGACGGACATATCGCCGTATTCTCCCTGGATGAAATCCATCTGGTTCAGCCCCTGCAGGAGACTTTCCGGCGTAACGACAGTCTGTGTCGTCTTGTTGAAGACCCGGGCTTTATTCAGTCCTTACCCCATTTTCGCTTTATCCAGCAGTCACTGCTTACGTTTGTTCCGGCCAACAGCTCACCAGAATAG
- the ypjK gene encoding protein YpjK, translating to MPVIAIIAIVVIVIILNKTGVSDSLAALTLATVAALLTGGGAAGAASVALTPFVGVPVGIFVGIYVFAKVVRLISGKK from the coding sequence ATGCCCGTTATTGCCATTATCGCCATTGTTGTCATCGTCATCATTCTGAACAAAACCGGGGTGTCCGACAGTCTCGCGGCCCTGACCCTTGCCACTGTTGCCGCACTGCTGACGGGAGGTGGCGCAGCCGGTGCTGCCAGTGTCGCGCTAACACCGTTCGTCGGCGTGCCGGTGGGTATTTTCGTGGGCATTTATGTCTTTGCCAAAGTGGTTCGTCTGATTTCAGGAAAAAAATAA
- a CDS encoding YfjS/YafY family lipoprotein: MKRKTLPLLALVATTLFLIACDDRSDDLKAISKFKDLTPPRFSDVVSHQDDVSEEWSQVDYLSGPTLQVLRTRQSPDGCEDGSYYYLVDMQEKTVQPLMNALCIADNIKLEYQEVTDPYTKEKYFEYAHDGKLMGRLLIPSNPEN; encoded by the coding sequence ATGAAACGTAAAACACTGCCTCTGCTGGCGCTGGTTGCCACCACTCTGTTTCTCATCGCATGCGATGACAGAAGTGATGACCTGAAGGCCATCAGTAAATTTAAGGACCTCACCCCACCGCGTTTCAGTGATGTGGTCAGCCACCAGGATGATGTCAGCGAAGAATGGTCACAGGTTGACTACTTATCCGGTCCCACCTTGCAGGTTTTACGTACCCGCCAGTCGCCCGATGGCTGCGAGGATGGCAGTTACTACTACCTCGTGGATATGCAGGAAAAAACCGTCCAGCCACTGATGAATGCGCTGTGTATTGCCGATAACATCAAACTGGAATACCAGGAGGTGACGGACCCGTATACCAAAGAAAAATACTTTGAGTACGCCCATGACGGCAAACTGATGGGGCGACTGCTGATACCCTCAAACCCTGAGAACTAG
- the ykfB gene encoding protein YkfB, whose protein sequence is MTILSLSRFMLAGVLLASFNASAIPGFWQQGYGQGNTEYSVTEASGKTFTINCTGNPDQNGFYQHSVFLTLADDKMVSSHDDDTTITVVMDHQQYIIPSSLGWRNGDNAWFDFISNISEAGQFDVYVNDHKAGTFTADRKNAEKVLSTLGDCSND, encoded by the coding sequence ATGACAATACTTTCACTAAGTCGGTTTATGCTGGCGGGTGTACTGCTCGCGAGCTTTAATGCCTCTGCTATCCCGGGGTTCTGGCAGCAGGGTTACGGTCAGGGCAATACGGAATACAGCGTGACCGAAGCCAGCGGAAAGACGTTTACCATCAACTGCACAGGGAACCCGGACCAGAATGGTTTCTATCAGCATTCAGTCTTTCTTACCCTTGCCGATGACAAGATGGTCAGTTCGCACGATGACGACACTACTATCACCGTAGTGATGGATCACCAGCAGTACATTATTCCGTCCAGCCTAGGCTGGCGTAACGGCGATAACGCCTGGTTTGACTTCATCAGCAATATCTCTGAGGCCGGGCAGTTCGACGTCTACGTCAATGACCACAAAGCAGGGACCTTCACTGCGGACCGGAAGAACGCTGAGAAAGTTCTGTCCACTCTCGGAGACTGCAGCAACGACTGA
- a CDS encoding DUF905 domain-containing protein yields MTQSVLLPPGPFTRRQAQAVTTTYSNITLEDDQGSHFRLVVRDTEGRMVWRAWNFEPDAGEGLNRYIRTSGIRTDTATR; encoded by the coding sequence ATGACCCAATCCGTGTTGCTGCCACCGGGGCCTTTCACCCGGAGACAAGCGCAAGCGGTCACTACCACGTACAGCAATATCACACTCGAAGACGACCAGGGCAGTCACTTCCGTCTGGTGGTTCGTGATACTGAAGGCCGGATGGTCTGGCGGGCATGGAACTTTGAGCCGGATGCCGGTGAAGGTCTTAACCGCTATATCCGCACCTCAGGCATCCGTACAGACACGGCCACCCGCTGA
- a CDS encoding antirestriction protein — MTTQTQHDLAPANQPEFELTVTPVPDEQRIDFWPQYFGAIPQWLLLEPHIFAWMDRFCEGYSGGIWSFYTLSNGGAFMSPEPDNDETWRLFNCLNGNDAQMSAEAAGIAVCLIAYSHHACRTECDAMTAHYYRLREYAMQHPEAHAILRIID, encoded by the coding sequence ATGACAACACAGACGCAGCACGACCTCGCACCCGCTAACCAACCCGAATTTGAACTGACCGTCACGCCGGTCCCCGATGAACAGCGTATCGATTTCTGGCCACAGTACTTTGGCGCTATCCCGCAGTGGCTACTCCTGGAGCCGCATATCTTCGCCTGGATGGACCGCTTCTGTGAGGGCTACAGCGGTGGTATCTGGTCGTTCTACACCCTCAGCAATGGCGGCGCATTTATGTCCCCCGAGCCTGACAACGATGAGACATGGCGTCTGTTTAACTGCCTGAACGGTAACGATGCCCAAATGAGTGCAGAAGCAGCAGGTATTGCTGTCTGCCTGATTGCGTATAGCCACCATGCCTGCCGTACAGAATGTGACGCGATGACCGCGCACTATTACCGCCTGCGGGAGTATGCCATGCAACATCCAGAGGCTCACGCCATTCTGCGTATTATCGACTGA
- a CDS encoding JAB domain-containing protein gives MKQLSFLPGEMTPQDRRLIQRALRALDRHLHEPGVAFTSTHAVREWLRLHMAALEREEFRVLYLDNQNQLIAHETLFTGTINRTEVYPREVVKRALHFNAAAVILAHNHPSGETTPSQADKTLTQRLVQVLQLVDIRVPDHLIVGGRQIYSFAEHGLL, from the coding sequence ATGAAACAGCTTTCCTTTTTACCCGGCGAGATGACGCCACAGGACCGGCGTCTCATTCAGCGGGCGCTCAGGGCTCTGGACCGCCACCTGCATGAGCCCGGCGTAGCCTTCACCTCTACCCACGCCGTACGTGAATGGCTGCGACTGCATATGGCCGCGCTTGAGCGGGAAGAGTTCCGGGTGTTGTATCTGGACAACCAGAATCAGTTGATTGCCCATGAAACGCTCTTCACCGGCACGATTAACCGCACCGAGGTGTATCCCCGGGAGGTGGTCAAACGTGCTCTGCACTTCAACGCGGCGGCGGTGATACTCGCGCATAACCATCCTTCCGGCGAGACGACACCTAGCCAGGCCGACAAAACCCTCACGCAGCGACTGGTTCAGGTGCTTCAGCTGGTGGATATCCGCGTCCCTGACCACCTGATTGTCGGTGGCAGGCAAATCTATTCGTTCGCAGAACACGGTCTGTTGTGA
- a CDS encoding DUF987 domain-containing protein: MKIISKRRAMTIYRQHPESRIFRYCSGKYQWHGSVCHYTGRDVPDITGVLAVYAERRQDRNGPYACLMSITLN, encoded by the coding sequence ATGAAAATTATCAGTAAACGCCGGGCAATGACGATATACCGCCAGCATCCTGAGTCCCGGATCTTTCGCTACTGCAGTGGAAAATATCAGTGGCACGGTAGCGTCTGCCATTACACCGGCAGGGATGTGCCGGATATCACAGGAGTCCTCGCGGTATACGCCGAACGCCGCCAGGACCGTAACGGGCCTTATGCCTGCCTAATGAGTATTACCCTGAACTGA
- a CDS encoding type IV toxin-antitoxin system YeeU family antitoxin, protein MTHINWGLQRAITPRLGARLVQEGNRLHYLADRASITGRFSDTECRKLDETCPHFIRQMESMLTTGELSPQHAHCVTLYHNGFTCEADTLGSCGYVYIAIYPTQS, encoded by the coding sequence ATGACCCACATCAACTGGGGCCTGCAGCGGGCTATCACGCCGCGCCTGGGAGCCCGTCTGGTGCAGGAGGGTAACCGACTGCACTATCTGGCTGACAGGGCCAGCATCACCGGCAGGTTCAGTGACACCGAATGCCGGAAGCTGGATGAAACATGCCCGCACTTTATCCGCCAGATGGAGTCGATGCTAACCACCGGTGAACTCAGTCCCCAACACGCCCACTGCGTCACCCTGTACCACAACGGTTTCACCTGCGAAGCCGATACTCTTGGCAGTTGCGGCTACGTATACATCGCCATTTACCCCACTCAGAGTTAA
- a CDS encoding TA system toxin CbtA family protein, translating into MKTLPATTQRAAKPCLAPVAVWQMLLTRLLKQHYGLTLNDTPFSEERVIQEHIDAGITLADAVNFLVEKYELVRIDRKGFNWQEQSPYLRAVDILRARQATGLLRQSRKNSVR; encoded by the coding sequence ATGAAAACTTTACCTGCAACAACTCAGCGGGCGGCGAAGCCCTGCCTAGCACCCGTGGCTGTCTGGCAAATGCTACTGACCCGCCTGCTGAAACAGCACTATGGTCTCACCCTCAACGACACACCGTTCAGTGAGGAACGTGTTATACAGGAACATATCGATGCCGGAATCACGCTGGCTGATGCCGTGAATTTTCTGGTGGAAAAATACGAACTGGTGCGTATCGACAGGAAGGGATTTAACTGGCAGGAACAATCCCCTTATCTCCGGGCTGTAGACATTCTGCGAGCACGGCAGGCAACTGGCTTGTTGCGGCAAAGCCGTAAAAATTCGGTACGGTGA